In one window of Oscillatoria sp. FACHB-1407 DNA:
- a CDS encoding TetR/AcrR family transcriptional regulator — MAEKTTYHHGDLRQALITGAIALITEEDVSNLSLREVARRVGVSHTAPYRHFQDKEALLAAVAEEGFMGLTEAMQRGIQQAPDDPLKRLEATGVAYVQFAIAHSSHYRVMFGRYTGEESLHPERAQAGGQAFQVLLDVIVAAQKAGAVRPDDEMQLAWVAWSTVHGLAMLLLDGRLPITQPHEIEALSAFVTRTLVEGLAI, encoded by the coding sequence ATGGCTGAGAAGACGACATATCATCACGGCGATTTACGGCAAGCGTTGATTACAGGGGCGATCGCTCTGATCACAGAAGAGGATGTCAGTAACTTGTCGCTGCGAGAGGTAGCCCGACGGGTTGGGGTATCCCATACGGCTCCTTATCGCCATTTCCAGGACAAGGAAGCATTACTGGCAGCGGTTGCCGAAGAGGGGTTTATGGGGCTAACAGAGGCGATGCAGCGGGGAATTCAACAAGCACCAGATGATCCATTGAAGCGATTGGAGGCGACTGGTGTTGCCTATGTGCAGTTTGCGATCGCCCACTCCTCCCACTATCGGGTCATGTTTGGTCGTTATACGGGTGAGGAGTCACTCCATCCAGAACGAGCGCAAGCAGGAGGGCAGGCATTTCAGGTGTTATTGGATGTCATTGTTGCGGCACAAAAAGCTGGAGCCGTACGCCCCGACGATGAGATGCAACTGGCGTGGGTTGCCTGGTCAACGGTGCATGGATTGGCGATGTTGCTTCTGGATGGACGGTTACCGATTACGCAGCCTCACGAGATTGAAGCCCTGTCGGCATTTGTCACACGCACTTTAGTTGAAGGCTTAGCTATCTAA
- a CDS encoding MgtC/SapB family protein, with product MTGLLTPLSWQEVLLRLGIALIVGAVVGLDREIKNKPAGLRTHMLVSLGSALFVLVPIQLSVAQESSEAVSRVLQGIITGVGFVGGGVILRGSGGRAESKIHGLTTAAAVWIASALGICAGSGLWQLGLIGAILSFLTLTTVKYVEKG from the coding sequence ATGACAGGTTTACTAACGCCTTTAAGTTGGCAAGAAGTTTTGCTTCGGTTGGGGATTGCATTGATTGTAGGAGCCGTTGTTGGGTTGGATCGTGAAATAAAAAACAAACCCGCTGGGTTACGAACTCATATGTTAGTGAGTTTAGGATCAGCCCTATTTGTGTTAGTGCCAATTCAGTTGAGCGTTGCCCAAGAGAGTAGTGAAGCCGTGAGCCGAGTGCTGCAAGGCATTATTACTGGAGTCGGTTTTGTAGGTGGTGGCGTGATCCTGCGAGGCTCTGGGGGAAGGGCAGAGTCAAAAATTCACGGGCTAACAACGGCTGCGGCAGTTTGGATTGCCTCTGCATTAGGAATTTGCGCGGGTTCTGGATTATGGCAACTCGGATTGATTGGTGCCATTCTCTCATTTCTGACGTTAACTACGGTTAAGTATGTAGAGAAAGGGTAG
- the cbiD gene encoding cobalt-precorrin-5B (C(1))-methyltransferase CbiD — MARTGYTLPVFAVAAAKAALLHLQSTSLNPLHTVTLDLLPDEATIPIQQVARLEQNSALAIALSDPGDNLDLTRNTPIWIWVKCLPRQSEALILEAGEGIGKTTTGDPAIYRYARRLFEANLLPLISPDQTVTVSIVMPEGRQLAQRTSNEAFGVLEGLSLLGTSGISQPLSAEDHLEELRQVLHTKVQTHSHLVFCIGSHGMHIAQRMGVPETAIVQVGNWVGALLLEAGLREAESVLLLGYQGKLVKLAGGIFNTSSHLADAKLEIIAATVVRAGGDLSAVEAVLAAKTADEAYKALVELNLADTVFSTLATTISQKAQAYVQKYGNVTLTVGTSLFDRQGQIIGQDAIAAQWMTLDNVNSG; from the coding sequence ATGGCTCGTACTGGTTATACCCTTCCCGTTTTTGCGGTCGCTGCGGCTAAAGCAGCGTTATTGCATCTGCAAAGCACATCTCTCAACCCGCTGCATACCGTCACCCTGGATTTATTACCCGATGAGGCGACAATCCCAATTCAGCAGGTGGCTCGATTGGAGCAAAACAGTGCTCTGGCGATCGCCCTCAGTGACCCTGGTGACAACTTAGACCTGACGCGCAACACGCCCATCTGGATATGGGTTAAATGTCTACCCCGACAATCAGAAGCCTTAATTTTAGAAGCGGGAGAAGGCATCGGTAAAACCACAACAGGTGATCCGGCAATTTATCGCTATGCTCGCCGTTTGTTTGAGGCAAACTTACTGCCGTTGATCTCGCCTGACCAAACCGTGACGGTATCCATCGTCATGCCAGAGGGGCGGCAACTGGCGCAACGCACCTCCAATGAAGCGTTTGGCGTACTGGAAGGGCTTTCCCTGTTGGGAACGAGTGGCATCTCCCAACCTCTCTCAGCGGAGGATCATCTAGAGGAGTTGCGTCAGGTGTTGCACACGAAGGTGCAGACGCATTCCCATCTGGTGTTTTGCATTGGCAGTCATGGAATGCACATTGCTCAACGAATGGGTGTTCCAGAAACGGCGATCGTACAAGTTGGTAATTGGGTTGGGGCGTTGCTCCTTGAGGCAGGATTGCGTGAGGCAGAGTCGGTCTTGCTGTTGGGCTATCAGGGCAAGTTAGTCAAGTTAGCTGGAGGAATTTTCAACACCTCCAGTCATCTCGCCGATGCCAAATTAGAAATCATCGCGGCAACAGTTGTCAGAGCAGGCGGTGATTTGTCCGCTGTGGAGGCTGTTTTAGCCGCAAAGACGGCTGATGAGGCGTATAAAGCCTTAGTAGAGTTGAACTTAGCAGACACTGTTTTTTCAACGTTAGCGACGACGATTTCTCAAAAAGCACAAGCCTATGTGCAGAAATACGGCAATGTCACACTCACCGTCGGCACAAGCTTGTTTGATCGCCAGGGACAAATAATTGGGCAAGATGCGATCGCGGCTCAATGGATGACCTTAGATAACGTCAATTCGGGTTAA
- a CDS encoding cobalt-precorrin-6A reductase: protein MTKQKRVLILGGTSDAAELAIRAAEMSEVEVISSLAGRTQRPLVASKNTRIGNFGGIAGLTNYLREQQIDLLIDATHPFAAQISFHAVAAATAATIPYLMVLRPAWERTSGDRWIEVTSHAAAAVVLPELAQRIFLTVGRQELAAYAHLQDRWFLMRMIDPPSNDSIPPGKVLLERGPFSLEEERSLLQHYDIGAIVSKNSGGDATYAKIIAARESGIPVVMVQRPAIPDGEHVADVESALLWLKERL, encoded by the coding sequence ATGACTAAACAGAAACGAGTTCTAATTTTGGGTGGAACGAGTGATGCGGCAGAACTGGCCATACGGGCAGCAGAAATGTCGGAAGTGGAGGTGATTTCTTCGCTGGCGGGTCGCACTCAACGCCCCCTCGTGGCTTCTAAAAACACGCGAATCGGTAACTTTGGAGGCATTGCAGGACTAACAAATTACTTGCGCGAACAACAGATTGACTTACTGATTGATGCGACTCATCCCTTTGCCGCACAAATTTCGTTTCATGCTGTTGCCGCTGCCACAGCAGCAACCATTCCCTACTTGATGGTGTTGCGTCCTGCCTGGGAGCGCACTTCTGGCGATCGCTGGATTGAGGTAACCAGTCATGCAGCCGCAGCAGTGGTCTTACCGGAGTTAGCGCAACGCATTTTTCTCACCGTGGGTCGGCAGGAACTCGCTGCCTATGCTCACCTTCAGGATCGCTGGTTTCTGATGCGCATGATTGATCCCCCTTCAAATGACTCAATTCCACCTGGAAAGGTGTTGCTGGAACGTGGCCCGTTTTCACTGGAGGAGGAACGATCGCTATTACAGCACTACGATATTGGGGCGATCGTTAGTAAGAACAGTGGTGGTGATGCTACCTACGCCAAAATTATTGCTGCACGCGAGTCAGGTATTCCAGTAGTGATGGTGCAACGTCCTGCAATTCCAGATGGGGAGCACGTTGCAGATGTTGAGAGTGCTCTGTTGTGGCTCAAGGAGCGATTGTAA
- a CDS encoding phytoene desaturase family protein yields the protein MQAQSAKPTNDSHYDLILIGSGMGALTVASLMSQLRGKRVLVLERHFKAGGFTHDFKRHQFHWDVGIHYIGQMNEGSSMRQLFDLVTQNGVQWSKMPEPFERFVYPGLTFDVYGDPKRFQADLIHQFPAEKRAIRRYFRDLRKAAAALFLRNLRLNGNWLSKLIGQLGSWWSGIGLDLTTQEYLDRHFSDPKLKALLVSQWGDYGLPPAQSPFAVHATIATHYLHGAYYPVGGAGAIAHSVKTVVESRGGRFLLNRDVTQVLIENGRAVGVQVRKVNAAPEAELETYYAPIIVSNTGAATTYLKLIPADYPIPFRDSLRQFVQRHSSITNVTLYLGLADDPRKLGFLGENHWLYEAIDHNAIYEKRSQWIFDGEAPQCYLSFPSLKDPKATAHTAEILAWADYDSFAQWKAQPWLHRGQDYQQLKERISQTLIQQVDRQYPGFAKLVAYYELSTPLTNEHFTGHNKGGIYGLPAIAERFAPENAAWTKTQTPVPGLYLTGADLYMGGIVSAMLAGVTTVNSLPGGVALPKVFAIAAKETNITPPLPKDSRKQVPHLSA from the coding sequence ATGCAAGCTCAATCAGCAAAGCCTACAAACGATTCTCACTACGACTTAATCTTGATTGGTTCTGGCATGGGTGCGCTCACCGTTGCCAGTCTGATGAGCCAATTGCGGGGCAAACGAGTGTTAGTGCTGGAACGCCACTTTAAGGCAGGCGGATTTACCCATGACTTCAAACGACACCAGTTTCACTGGGATGTGGGGATTCACTACATTGGGCAAATGAATGAGGGATCATCCATGCGTCAATTGTTTGACCTGGTGACGCAAAATGGCGTGCAGTGGAGCAAGATGCCAGAGCCGTTTGAGCGGTTTGTCTACCCAGGGTTGACCTTTGACGTGTATGGCGACCCCAAACGCTTTCAAGCGGATTTGATACACCAGTTTCCAGCAGAAAAGCGAGCCATTCGACGTTACTTCCGAGACTTGCGAAAAGCGGCAGCAGCCTTGTTTCTGCGAAATTTGCGGCTGAATGGAAATTGGCTTTCCAAGCTGATTGGGCAGTTGGGCAGTTGGTGGAGTGGCATTGGATTAGACCTAACTACCCAGGAGTATCTCGATCGCCATTTCAGCGATCCCAAGCTAAAAGCGTTGTTAGTCTCGCAATGGGGTGACTACGGGTTACCTCCGGCTCAAAGTCCCTTTGCGGTTCATGCCACGATCGCCACTCATTACTTGCACGGAGCGTACTATCCTGTGGGGGGTGCAGGGGCGATCGCCCATAGTGTGAAAACGGTTGTGGAAAGTCGGGGTGGACGGTTTTTGCTCAATCGCGACGTTACGCAAGTGTTGATTGAGAACGGACGTGCCGTTGGTGTGCAAGTGCGAAAGGTGAATGCTGCTCCAGAAGCAGAATTGGAAACCTATTATGCTCCCATCATTGTTTCCAACACAGGAGCCGCAACAACTTACCTCAAGCTGATTCCAGCGGATTACCCAATTCCGTTTCGAGACTCACTGCGACAGTTTGTGCAACGCCATTCATCGATTACCAATGTGACGTTGTATTTGGGGCTAGCCGATGATCCGAGAAAATTGGGATTTCTAGGCGAAAACCACTGGTTGTATGAGGCGATCGATCACAATGCCATCTACGAAAAACGCAGTCAGTGGATTTTCGACGGAGAGGCTCCACAATGCTATTTGTCTTTTCCGTCGCTAAAAGATCCAAAAGCAACGGCGCACACCGCAGAAATTCTTGCCTGGGCAGACTACGACAGCTTTGCTCAATGGAAAGCACAACCGTGGTTGCATCGTGGTCAGGATTACCAACAACTAAAGGAACGCATTAGCCAAACCTTGATTCAACAGGTCGATCGCCAATATCCAGGGTTTGCCAAGCTAGTAGCGTATTATGAACTCTCGACTCCGCTCACTAACGAACACTTCACCGGACACAATAAGGGCGGTATCTATGGGTTGCCTGCCATTGCAGAACGCTTTGCCCCTGAAAATGCTGCCTGGACAAAGACTCAAACTCCTGTTCCTGGACTTTATCTGACAGGTGCAGATCTGTACATGGGAGGTATCGTTTCAGCCATGTTGGCTGGTGTAACAACGGTGAATAGTCTACCCGGTGGTGTTGCATTGCCAAAGGTGTTTGCGATCGCCGCCAAAGAAACTAACATTACCCCACCTCTTCCAAAAGATAGTAGAAAACAAGTTCCACACCTGTCAGCGTAG
- the gltB gene encoding glutamate synthase large subunit — protein sequence MNSNQLPAKQGLYDPQFEHDACGVGFIVHMKGQTSHDIVEQALTILLNIDHRGACGAETNTGDGAGILIQIPHKFLKKVAAAENIDLPEAGQYGVGMIYGSPDPVRREKSRWTFEQIVAEEGQKVLGWRDVPTDNSSLGNTAKASEPFMQQVFIQRSPDLADDMAFERKLYIIRKRSHSAIRASQIDPAWYPSSLSCRTMVYKGMLMPVQVGQYYPELHDPDLESALALVHSRFSTNTFPSWERSHPYRYIAHNGEINTLRGNINWMHARQSLFESEAFGEDIHKIRPVINIDGSDSLIFDNALELLVLSGRSLPHAVMMMIPEPWTAHESMSDEKKAFYEYHSCLMEPWDGPASIAFTDGTMMGAVLDRNGLRPSRYYVTHDDLVIMASEAGVLPIEPERVAHKGRLQPGRMFLVNMQEGRIVADEEIKQQIATEHPYREWLNQYLVDLANLPTPASSDLVLESDPDLTTVIQRQIAFGYTFEEVRMLLTPMARDGVEAVGSMGTDTPLAVLSDRPKLLYDYFQQLFAQVTNPPIDSIREEIITSADTTIGAERNLLKPEPESCHLIKLKTPILSNEELAKLKGLQSNGFKSITIPSLFDPKAGVTGLEQAMDTICQIADGAIADGVNIIVLSDRGISASQAPIPALLAVAGLHHHLIRQGTRTRVGLVLESGEPREVHHYATLIGYGCGAINPYMAFETIEDMIQQGLLVGVEYKTACKNYIKAATKGVIKVASKIGISTLQSYRGAQIFEAIGLNQAVIDRYFTWTASRIEGADLEVIAKEAILRHTHAFPEREVNGHTLDVGGEYQWRKEGEAHLFSPETIHTLQKSVRTGNYDQYKTYARLVNEQNQKHFTLRGLLDFKPRQPIPIEEVEPIEAIMKRFKTGAMSYGSISKEAHEALAIAMNRIGGKSNTGEGGEDPERYTWTNEQGDSKNSAIKQVASGRFGVTSLYLSQAREIQIKMAQGAKPGEGGQLPGRKVYPWIAKVRHSTPGVGLISPPPHHDIYSIEDLAELIHDLKNANREARISVKLVSEVGVGTIAAGVSKAHADVVLISGFDGGTGASPQTSIKHAGLPWELGLAETHQTLVLNNLRSRIVVETDGQMKTGRDVVIAALLGAEEFGFATAPLVTLGCIMMRVCHLNTCPAGVATQDPQLRKNFVGDPDHTVNFMKFIAQETRELMAELGFRTLNEMVGRTDILEAKQAIAHWKAKGLDISKILYQPEVGEDVGRYCQIPQDHGLDKSLDITVLLDLCKGAIENGEPVKATLPIKNVNRAVGTILGNEITKRHWHGLPENTVHLYFQGSAGQSFGAFVPKGVTLELEGDANDYFGKGLSGGKLILYPPKNSTFVAEDNIIVGNVGLYGATSGEVYIRGIAGERFCVRNSGVTAVVEAVGDHGCEYMTGGKVVILGTTGRNFAAGMSGGVAYILDQAGDFAIRCNPQMVGLETLDDPEEIAELRQIIQNHADYTGSQKALQVLENWEAMLPKFVKVMPKDYKRVLQAIKNAIAAGLSGDDALTAAFEENARDVARIGGS from the coding sequence ATGAACAGCAATCAACTGCCAGCTAAACAAGGGCTTTACGATCCACAATTTGAACACGATGCATGCGGTGTTGGCTTCATCGTTCATATGAAGGGTCAAACGTCCCACGATATTGTCGAACAAGCACTCACCATTTTGTTAAATATTGATCACCGTGGCGCGTGTGGAGCCGAGACGAACACGGGTGATGGAGCCGGAATTTTAATTCAGATTCCGCACAAATTTTTGAAGAAGGTTGCCGCTGCTGAAAACATTGATCTACCAGAAGCAGGGCAGTATGGCGTAGGCATGATCTACGGTTCTCCCGATCCGGTACGGCGAGAGAAAAGCCGTTGGACATTTGAACAGATTGTGGCAGAAGAAGGGCAAAAAGTGTTGGGTTGGCGCGATGTGCCGACAGATAACTCGTCGCTGGGCAATACGGCTAAGGCGAGTGAACCCTTTATGCAGCAGGTGTTCATTCAACGCAGTCCTGATTTAGCGGACGATATGGCGTTTGAGCGGAAGCTCTACATTATCCGCAAACGCTCCCACAGTGCGATTCGAGCTTCCCAAATTGATCCCGCCTGGTATCCCTCCAGTCTGTCGTGCCGCACGATGGTCTACAAGGGGATGTTAATGCCTGTGCAGGTGGGGCAATACTATCCCGAATTGCATGATCCTGACCTGGAAAGTGCGCTGGCTTTGGTGCATTCTCGCTTCAGTACCAATACCTTTCCCAGTTGGGAGCGATCGCACCCCTACCGTTACATTGCCCACAACGGCGAAATCAATACGCTGCGGGGCAATATCAACTGGATGCACGCCCGCCAATCTTTGTTTGAATCCGAGGCATTTGGTGAAGATATCCACAAAATTCGACCTGTAATCAACATTGATGGCAGTGACTCGCTGATCTTCGACAACGCATTGGAATTGCTGGTGCTGTCGGGGCGATCGCTTCCCCATGCGGTGATGATGATGATCCCCGAACCGTGGACAGCCCACGAGTCGATGAGCGACGAGAAGAAAGCTTTCTACGAATACCATTCCTGCCTCATGGAACCGTGGGATGGCCCTGCATCGATCGCCTTCACCGATGGCACCATGATGGGTGCAGTACTCGATCGCAACGGTCTGCGCCCGTCTCGCTACTACGTCACCCATGATGACCTGGTCATCATGGCATCAGAAGCGGGAGTATTGCCAATCGAGCCAGAACGAGTCGCTCACAAGGGACGCTTGCAACCGGGACGCATGTTCCTGGTGAATATGCAGGAAGGTCGGATTGTGGCAGATGAGGAAATTAAACAGCAGATTGCCACGGAGCACCCCTATCGGGAGTGGCTGAATCAATACCTGGTCGATTTGGCTAACCTGCCAACTCCTGCCTCCAGTGATCTTGTCCTGGAATCTGATCCTGATCTGACTACGGTGATTCAACGGCAAATTGCTTTTGGCTACACCTTTGAAGAGGTGCGGATGTTGCTCACCCCCATGGCGCGGGATGGGGTGGAAGCGGTTGGTTCGATGGGAACGGATACCCCGTTGGCGGTGCTGAGCGATCGCCCTAAACTGCTCTACGACTACTTCCAACAACTCTTCGCCCAGGTGACGAATCCGCCCATTGATTCGATTCGGGAAGAGATCATCACCTCTGCCGATACGACGATTGGTGCAGAACGTAACTTGTTGAAACCAGAGCCAGAAAGCTGTCATCTGATCAAACTGAAAACGCCCATCCTCAGCAATGAGGAACTGGCGAAGCTGAAGGGCTTGCAGTCCAATGGCTTCAAGTCCATCACGATTCCCTCGCTGTTCGATCCCAAGGCTGGTGTGACGGGATTGGAACAGGCGATGGATACGATTTGCCAGATAGCAGATGGGGCGATCGCCGATGGGGTGAATATTATTGTGCTGAGCGATCGCGGCATCAGTGCCTCTCAGGCTCCGATTCCCGCACTCCTCGCCGTTGCCGGATTGCATCACCACCTGATCCGCCAGGGGACTCGCACCCGTGTTGGATTGGTGCTGGAATCGGGTGAACCCCGTGAAGTCCATCATTACGCTACGCTAATCGGCTATGGTTGCGGTGCGATCAATCCCTACATGGCGTTTGAAACCATTGAGGATATGATTCAGCAAGGCTTGCTGGTTGGGGTGGAGTACAAGACTGCTTGCAAGAACTACATCAAAGCCGCAACGAAAGGGGTGATTAAAGTTGCCTCGAAGATTGGCATCTCCACCTTGCAAAGCTACCGGGGAGCGCAGATTTTTGAGGCGATCGGCTTAAATCAAGCGGTCATCGATCGCTACTTCACCTGGACAGCATCCCGGATTGAAGGGGCAGATTTAGAGGTGATTGCCAAAGAAGCGATCCTGCGTCACACTCACGCTTTCCCGGAACGCGAGGTGAACGGTCACACGTTGGATGTGGGTGGCGAGTACCAGTGGCGCAAGGAAGGGGAAGCGCACCTGTTCAGTCCAGAAACAATCCACACCTTGCAGAAGTCCGTTCGTACCGGAAATTACGACCAGTACAAGACCTACGCCCGACTGGTGAATGAGCAGAACCAGAAGCATTTCACCCTGCGCGGTCTGCTGGACTTCAAACCCCGTCAACCCATCCCGATTGAGGAGGTAGAACCGATTGAGGCGATCATGAAACGCTTCAAGACGGGGGCAATGAGTTATGGGTCGATCTCGAAAGAGGCGCATGAAGCGTTGGCGATCGCCATGAACCGCATTGGTGGCAAGTCCAATACGGGTGAAGGGGGCGAAGATCCCGAACGCTACACCTGGACGAACGAACAGGGCGACTCGAAAAATAGTGCCATCAAACAGGTGGCATCCGGTCGGTTTGGGGTGACGAGTCTCTACCTGTCTCAAGCCAGAGAAATTCAGATCAAGATGGCCCAGGGAGCAAAACCCGGTGAGGGTGGACAGTTGCCCGGTCGGAAGGTCTATCCCTGGATCGCCAAAGTGCGTCACTCGACTCCCGGTGTCGGTCTGATTTCACCCCCTCCCCACCATGACATTTACTCGATTGAGGATCTCGCGGAACTGATCCACGACTTGAAGAACGCCAACCGCGAAGCTCGGATCAGCGTCAAGTTGGTGTCAGAAGTTGGGGTGGGAACGATCGCTGCGGGTGTATCCAAAGCCCATGCCGATGTCGTTCTGATTTCTGGATTTGATGGCGGAACGGGAGCTTCTCCCCAAACCTCCATCAAACATGCCGGATTGCCGTGGGAATTGGGACTGGCCGAAACCCATCAGACCTTGGTGTTGAATAACTTGCGATCGCGCATTGTCGTAGAAACCGACGGACAAATGAAAACGGGACGGGATGTAGTGATTGCGGCTCTCTTAGGGGCTGAGGAGTTCGGCTTTGCCACTGCTCCCCTGGTGACTCTGGGTTGCATCATGATGCGCGTCTGTCACCTCAACACCTGTCCGGCTGGGGTTGCGACTCAAGATCCGCAACTGCGGAAGAACTTCGTCGGTGATCCAGACCATACGGTGAACTTCATGAAGTTCATTGCTCAGGAAACCCGTGAGTTGATGGCAGAACTGGGTTTCCGTACCCTGAATGAAATGGTGGGACGGACGGATATTTTGGAAGCGAAACAGGCGATCGCCCACTGGAAAGCGAAAGGCCTGGACATCTCCAAGATTCTCTACCAACCTGAAGTCGGTGAAGACGTCGGGCGTTATTGCCAGATTCCTCAAGATCATGGGTTAGACAAGTCTCTGGATATCACGGTGTTGTTGGATCTGTGTAAGGGGGCGATCGAAAACGGTGAACCCGTTAAAGCCACCTTACCGATCAAAAACGTCAACCGCGCCGTGGGAACCATCCTCGGTAACGAGATCACCAAACGCCACTGGCATGGATTACCGGAGAACACCGTCCATCTCTACTTCCAGGGCAGTGCGGGGCAAAGCTTTGGGGCCTTTGTGCCAAAAGGGGTAACGCTGGAACTGGAAGGAGATGCCAACGACTACTTTGGTAAAGGCTTGAGTGGTGGCAAGTTGATTCTTTATCCGCCCAAGAACTCCACCTTTGTAGCCGAAGACAACATCATTGTAGGTAACGTCGGCCTTTACGGTGCCACCTCTGGTGAAGTCTACATTCGCGGCATTGCCGGAGAACGGTTCTGTGTCCGTAACTCGGGTGTCACGGCTGTGGTAGAAGCTGTGGGTGACCACGGTTGCGAATACATGACAGGGGGTAAGGTTGTCATCCTCGGTACGACTGGACGCAACTTTGCCGCTGGAATGAGTGGTGGTGTGGCTTACATCCTGGATCAAGCAGGGGATTTCGCCATTCGCTGCAACCCACAAATGGTCGGACTGGAAACCCTGGACGACCCCGAAGAAATCGCAGAATTGCGGCAAATCATCCAAAACCATGCCGACTACACCGGCAGTCAGAAAGCCCTCCAGGTCTTAGAAAACTGGGAGGCGATGCTGCCGAAATTTGTCAAGGTCATGCCCAAAGACTATAAGCGCGTGTTGCAAGCGATTAAGAATGCGATCGCCGCTGGTCTGAGTGGAGATGATGCCCTGACCGCTGCCTTTGAAGAAAATGCCCGCGACGTTGCCCGAATTGGAGGAAGTTGA